One window from the genome of Thermococcus sp. encodes:
- a CDS encoding magnesium-dependent phosphatase-1: MKLLVLDLDGTLWDHEDASVLVPPSEFRGNCLIDSTGQELCLFHGVREFLDWASERFVLSIASWNLEDKVRCILEGFGLWDYFLFPKIEGHPNKADMIRRTLDELSSIGYNIEESFTWITEIFTSMRLGGYFPQLTLCTCGWMRNLLKN, encoded by the coding sequence CTCGATTTAGACGGCACCCTCTGGGACCATGAGGATGCTTCGGTTTTGGTTCCTCCTTCCGAGTTTAGGGGCAACTGTCTCATAGACTCTACTGGTCAGGAGCTATGCCTTTTTCACGGCGTTCGCGAGTTCCTCGACTGGGCAAGCGAAAGGTTCGTTCTGAGCATAGCCAGTTGGAACCTCGAGGATAAGGTGAGGTGTATTCTTGAAGGCTTTGGCCTCTGGGACTACTTCCTGTTTCCAAAGATTGAGGGACATCCAAACAAGGCCGACATGATAAGACGGACCCTTGACGAGCTGAGCTCAATTGGATACAATATTGAGGAGTCATTTACGTGGATAACAGAGATATTCACGTCGATGAGATTAGGAGGATACTTCCCTCAGTTAACTTTGTGCACATGTGGGTGGATGCGAAATCTTTTGAAGAATTAA